The Marinobacter szutsaonensis sequence CGGCCCATGATATGACTGACGATGTCTTTCGCCTGGAGCTCCAGCGCATCCAGATTGGCCAGGTCAAAGGTGAGCATGTATTCGAGGTGGGCGGTTTTACTGCGGCCGAAATTGGCGCCGAACTCCAGCTGATAACGCTCGATGAGATCACCGATCGTCACGCCACGATGACGCACCCTGTCGATCGCGCCAGGTTCCTGAAGCTCCAATTCACGACGAGCCGCCCAATCCTTCGCCAAAGCCTTACGGTCAAAGGTGCGGCTTTCCTGATAAACTAAACGTCCTTTCCGTTTGATGCGTATGTCAGCTCGGTAGGATTTGGTCCCGTCTGCTCGAGTACGGGCAATGATTGAGGCCACGGTGCTACACGTCCTTTTCTGTAGGATTTTTGTAGCACCAATAGTAAGAAAATGGTACAAAACGGGCAAGAAATGATCGTTAATAGCGCAGAGAAAAAGGCAGAAAATTCAGCGGGAAACAGCGGAACCACTAGGGTTGAGCCCTCTCGGAAGTTTTGCGTAGCTCCAATGATGGACTGGACCACGCCGCACTTCCGCTACCTGGCCAGGATCCTGAGCCGGAGAGCCCTGCTGTATACGGAGATGGTAACCACCGGTGCTCTGATCCACGGCGATACCGAGCGTTTCCTGCACCATGATCCTTCCGAGTATCCCCTGGCCCTGCAGCTTGGCGGCAGCGATCCGGGCGAACTGGCCCACTGTGCGAAGCTGGCTGAGCAGTTCGGTTTCGACGAGGTGAACCTGAATGTCGGCTGCCCCAGCGATCGGGTCCAGAACAATATGATCGGCGCCTGCCTGATGGGCCATCCGGACAAGGTGGCCGAGGCGGTGGCGGCGATGATTGCGGCCACGAGCCTGCCGGTGACGGTCAAGCATCGGATCGGAATCAATGGCCGGGAGTCCTGGGACGAGCTGTGCGAGTTCATCGACAAGGTTTCCGCCGCCGGCTGCCGCACTTTCATCGTGCATGCCCGCATCGCCATTCTCGAAGGCCTCAGCCCCAAGGAGAACCGGGACATTCCGCCGCTGAAGTACGACTGGGTCTACCGGTTGAAGGAGCGTTACCCGCACCTGGAGATCATCATCAACGGCGGCATCAAGACCTTCGAGGAATGCCATGAGCATCTGCGCCACACCGATGGCGTGATGCTGGGTCGCGAGGCCTACCATAACCCGTGGCTGCTTGCGGGAGTGGACACGGAGTTCTTCGGTGAGCCGGCAACGGTGGCAAGTCGCCATGAAGCTCTGCAGGCCATGTTCCCGTTCATCCAGCAGGAACTGGACCGCGGAGTGTATCTCACCCACATTTCCCGGCACATCATGGGGCTATTCCATGGCATGCCCGGGGGCCGCCAGTTCCGGCGTCATATCAGCGAGAATGCCCACAAACCCGGTAGCGGTCTGGAGGTCATCCAGGCGGCCCTGGCCAAGGTCCGGGTGCCCGAACCAGAGACTCTGGCCGAAAGCTGACACAACCCTAACCTTTAGTTGTCTTGTTCCTGTCAGAACAGCCCGTTATTGTAGGGAAAACACCGGC is a genomic window containing:
- the dusA gene encoding tRNA dihydrouridine(20/20a) synthase DusA, with amino-acid sequence MIVNSAEKKAENSAGNSGTTRVEPSRKFCVAPMMDWTTPHFRYLARILSRRALLYTEMVTTGALIHGDTERFLHHDPSEYPLALQLGGSDPGELAHCAKLAEQFGFDEVNLNVGCPSDRVQNNMIGACLMGHPDKVAEAVAAMIAATSLPVTVKHRIGINGRESWDELCEFIDKVSAAGCRTFIVHARIAILEGLSPKENRDIPPLKYDWVYRLKERYPHLEIIINGGIKTFEECHEHLRHTDGVMLGREAYHNPWLLAGVDTEFFGEPATVASRHEALQAMFPFIQQELDRGVYLTHISRHIMGLFHGMPGGRQFRRHISENAHKPGSGLEVIQAALAKVRVPEPETLAES